Below is a genomic region from Gammaproteobacteria bacterium.
CACCACACTCAGCCGTCTAGCACGTGTAGTGGCGGCGCTTCTGACCATAACGGGGGCAGGTCACCATGCTGGATATTTCACGCTGTACGGAAGCCGGCGGTAGTTATCGCACCGTACAGCGTTTTTCAACACTGTGAGCCCGTGGAAAAATACAGTGGGGTCCTCATTCGTCGCCACTTGAGACTGTGGTATTGCTCACTGCGGACGAAGTGGTGACACCGAAGGCGGGTCGCCATACCCATGGCGATAGGCCGGTTCTTCTCATCCATTTACAGTAAGCGGCTTCCCAGCCTATGCCATTTGTGCCTCTCGCTGACCGCGTCAACGACCGGGTGTCCTATCCGGTGATGACGCTACCGGTAATCCCTCCGAAAAAATCCCCGACTGCTTCATCGCAGCCAACTGTCAAACGCGGACGCATCCGCCTCAAGGGGACGCTGCAACCAAGTCGCAGTGAAGTAGAACTGACACCATTCCAGCGATTCTTACGGGATGCCACCCAAGCCCTGCTGGTTTTGGTCGATGTCCGTCAACCAACGTCCGGCCATCAACGCCGCAAACCTTTTTTTTTATGGTCAATATTCGCACCTCTTGAGACGACAATCTGAGTTCGTCGGCATGAGCATCATTGATCTCAAGCCTTGATTCCGTGCCGGAAAATATGTCCGCGAAACCTTAAAATGCCTTCCGCTAATCCCTGACCTCATTTCCATTGATGCCATCGTCAGGCAA
It encodes:
- a CDS encoding hypothetical protein (Evidence 5 : Unknown function), whose amino-acid sequence is MPFVPLADRVNDRVSYPVMTLPVIPPKKSPTASSQPTVKRGRIRLKGTLQPSRSEVELTPFQRFLRDATQALLVLVDVRQPTSGHQRRKPFFLWSIFAPLETTI